A genomic segment from Desulfonatronum lacustre DSM 10312 encodes:
- a CDS encoding lmo0937 family membrane protein, protein MLWTIFVILLVLWLAGLMTGYTMGGVVHVLLVIALIVVVIQVLQGRRVT, encoded by the coding sequence ATGTTGTGGACAATTTTCGTCATTCTATTGGTCTTATGGCTGGCTGGTCTGATGACAGGGTACACTATGGGCGGCGTTGTGCATGTTTTGCTGGTCATCGCCCTCATTGTCGTCGTGATTCAGGTACTTCAGGGAAGAAGAGTTACGTAA